From Acidovorax sp. FHTAMBA, one genomic window encodes:
- a CDS encoding ABC transporter permease, with the protein MTDHAPRIVHTETPQGPCAQLRGRWGAAELGVAAQWAAVSGQLSSHPAAPALGWDLRELQWLDHVGAQLLWNHWQHAWPQQLACTEGQRAILSRVAEFTAPAPPPEPWRLGEQIDHLGVLVLHGVDHGRHLLQMVGQLALDIGRLARAPRRGPWRDVSGHLYRMGATSLPITALVGFLIGVVLAYLMSLQLRQFGAESFIVNILGISLIRELGPMLAAILVAGRSGSSITAQIGVMRVTEELDAMRVMGIPHGFRLVMPRTLALAIAMPLISVWTTLAALAGGMLAADLVMDISPAYFVQALPAAVQVGNLGLAMAKSVVFGALIALIGCHWGLRVKPNTQSLGEGTTASVVSSITMVIIVDAVFAVAFKNIGI; encoded by the coding sequence ATGACCGATCACGCGCCCCGCATTGTTCACACCGAGACCCCCCAGGGGCCGTGTGCGCAGCTGCGTGGGCGGTGGGGGGCGGCCGAGCTGGGCGTGGCGGCCCAGTGGGCGGCCGTGTCAGGCCAGTTGAGCAGCCATCCGGCGGCGCCCGCCCTGGGGTGGGACTTGCGCGAGCTGCAGTGGCTGGACCACGTGGGCGCGCAGCTGCTGTGGAACCACTGGCAGCACGCCTGGCCGCAGCAGCTGGCCTGCACCGAGGGTCAGCGGGCCATCCTGTCCCGCGTGGCAGAGTTCACCGCCCCGGCCCCACCGCCCGAGCCATGGCGCCTGGGCGAGCAGATCGACCACCTGGGTGTGCTGGTGCTGCACGGCGTGGACCACGGGCGCCACCTGCTCCAGATGGTGGGCCAGCTGGCGCTGGACATCGGGCGGCTGGCGCGCGCACCGCGCCGCGGGCCGTGGCGCGATGTGTCGGGCCATCTGTACCGCATGGGCGCCACGTCGCTGCCCATCACCGCGCTGGTGGGGTTCCTCATCGGCGTGGTGCTGGCCTACCTGATGAGCCTGCAGCTGCGCCAGTTTGGCGCCGAATCGTTCATCGTCAACATCCTGGGTATCTCGCTGATCCGCGAGCTGGGCCCGATGCTGGCGGCCATCCTGGTGGCGGGGCGTTCGGGCTCGTCGATCACGGCCCAGATCGGCGTGATGCGCGTGACCGAAGAGCTCGATGCCATGCGCGTCATGGGCATCCCCCACGGGTTTCGCCTGGTGATGCCACGCACCCTGGCGCTGGCCATCGCCATGCCCCTCATCAGCGTGTGGACCACGCTGGCGGCGCTGGCGGGCGGCATGCTGGCGGCCGATCTGGTGATGGACATCTCGCCCGCGTATTTTGTGCAGGCGCTGCCCGCCGCCGTGCAGGTGGGCAACCTGGGCCTGGCCATGGCCAAGTCGGTGGTGTTTGGCGCGCTGATCGCGCTCATCGGCTGCCACTGGGGGCTGCGCGTCAAGCCCAACACCCAGAGCCTGGGCGAGGGCACCACGGCATCGGTGGTGTCCTCCATCACCATGGTGATCATCGTGGACGCGGTGTTTGCGGTGGCTTTCAAGAACATTGGCATATGA
- a CDS encoding GMC family oxidoreductase N-terminal domain-containing protein yields MSDSTFDTIIIGGGTAGALLANRLSADSRHRVLLIEAGRKDDYHWIHIPVGYLYCIGNPRTDWLYNTEPDAGLNGRTLRYPRGKTLGGCSSINGMIYMRGQARDYDQWAALTGDASWRWDNALQYFRRHEDHWRLDQPGTADENFQRLHGNRSTGSTGEWRVEKQRLRWDVLDAFAQAAQQAGIPATDDFNRGTNEGVGYFEVNQKSGWRWNTAKAFLRPTCYGRPNFTMWTRSHATKLIVATQPDGTKRCTGVLVWNGKEMVTAHATGEVILSAGAINSPQLLQLSGIGPAALLRQHGIDVVHDLPGVGANLQDHLQIRAVFKVGGVPTLNTMASSLWGKARIGLEYAARRTGPMSMAPSQLGAFTRSSPDQPWPNIEYHVQPLSLDAFGDPLHSFPAFTASVCNLNPTSRGTVNIKSADFRAAPAIAPNYLSTPEDRQVAADSLRVTRRIVAQPALAKYQPQEWKPGVQFESDEDLARLAGDIATTIFHPVGTTKMGRDDDPMAVLDSQLRVRGIAGLRVVDAGAMPTITSGNTNSPTLMIAEKAAEWILQARQVR; encoded by the coding sequence ATGAGCGACTCCACGTTTGACACCATCATCATTGGCGGGGGCACGGCCGGCGCCCTGCTCGCCAACCGCCTGAGCGCCGACAGCCGCCACCGCGTGCTGCTGATCGAGGCGGGCCGCAAGGACGACTACCACTGGATCCACATCCCCGTGGGCTACCTGTACTGCATCGGCAACCCGCGCACCGACTGGCTCTACAACACCGAGCCCGACGCGGGCCTGAACGGCCGCACCCTGCGCTACCCGCGCGGCAAGACGCTGGGCGGCTGCAGCAGCATCAACGGCATGATCTACATGCGCGGCCAGGCGCGCGACTACGACCAGTGGGCCGCGCTGACGGGCGACGCCAGCTGGCGCTGGGACAACGCCCTGCAGTACTTTCGCCGCCACGAGGACCACTGGCGCCTGGACCAGCCCGGCACCGCCGACGAAAACTTCCAGCGCCTGCACGGCAACAGGTCCACCGGCAGCACCGGCGAGTGGCGCGTGGAGAAACAGCGCCTGCGCTGGGACGTGCTGGACGCCTTTGCCCAGGCCGCGCAGCAGGCCGGCATCCCGGCCACGGACGACTTCAACCGCGGCACCAACGAAGGCGTGGGCTACTTCGAGGTCAACCAGAAGAGCGGCTGGCGCTGGAACACAGCCAAGGCGTTTTTGCGCCCCACCTGCTACGGCCGCCCCAACTTCACGATGTGGACCCGTTCCCACGCAACCAAACTCATCGTCGCCACGCAGCCCGACGGCACAAAGCGCTGCACCGGCGTGTTGGTGTGGAACGGCAAGGAGATGGTCACGGCCCACGCCACGGGCGAGGTCATCCTGAGCGCGGGGGCCATCAATTCGCCGCAGCTGCTGCAGCTGTCCGGCATCGGCCCGGCCGCGCTGCTGCGCCAGCACGGCATCGACGTGGTGCACGACCTGCCCGGCGTGGGCGCCAACCTGCAGGACCATCTGCAGATCCGCGCGGTCTTCAAGGTGGGCGGCGTGCCCACCCTCAACACCATGGCCAGCTCGCTCTGGGGCAAGGCGCGCATCGGGCTCGAATACGCCGCCAGACGCACCGGGCCGATGAGCATGGCCCCGTCGCAGCTCGGCGCGTTCACCCGCAGCAGCCCCGACCAGCCCTGGCCGAACATCGAATACCACGTGCAGCCGCTGTCGCTGGACGCCTTCGGCGACCCGCTGCACAGCTTTCCGGCGTTCACGGCCAGCGTGTGCAATCTCAACCCCACCAGCCGGGGCACGGTGAACATCAAGAGCGCCGACTTCAGGGCCGCGCCCGCCATCGCGCCCAACTACCTGAGCACCCCCGAAGACCGCCAGGTGGCCGCCGACAGCCTGCGCGTCACGCGCCGCATCGTGGCCCAGCCAGCGCTGGCCAAATACCAGCCCCAGGAGTGGAAGCCCGGCGTGCAGTTTGAAAGCGACGAAGACCTGGCGCGCCTGGCGGGCGACATTGCCACCACGATCTTCCACCCCGTGGGCACGACGAAGATGGGGCGGGACGATGACCCGATGGCGGTGCTGGACTCGCAACTGCGCGTGCGCGGCATTGCGGGCCTGCGGGTGGTGGACGCCGGGGCCATGCCCACAATCACCAGCGGCAACACCAACTCGCCCACGCTGATGATTGCGGAAAAGGCGGCGGAGTGGATCCTGCAGGCGCGCCAGGTGCGGTAA
- a CDS encoding TSUP family transporter — protein MEWIFITLASLLAGFVDAIVGGGGLVMVPALFAAFPGAPPATLLGTNKAASVWGTAMATWQYSRKVQVRWSAMLPAAAAGFAGSFAGAWAVTVMSADFLRKLLPLVLLGVLVYTLAKKELGRHHTPRFAGRAEVGVACLIGVLIGFYDGFFGPGTGSFFVFLFVRLLGYDFLNASASAKLLNCATNIAAIALFAAKGHVWWHFAVTLAIANVVGSLLGTHLALKHGTGFVRWIFILVVSTLILKTGYDAFLR, from the coding sequence ATGGAATGGATTTTTATTACGCTGGCCTCGCTGCTGGCGGGCTTTGTCGATGCGATCGTGGGCGGTGGCGGGCTGGTCATGGTGCCCGCACTGTTTGCGGCGTTCCCTGGCGCGCCGCCTGCCACGCTGCTGGGCACCAACAAGGCGGCCTCGGTGTGGGGCACGGCCATGGCCACCTGGCAGTACAGCCGCAAGGTGCAGGTGCGCTGGTCGGCCATGCTGCCTGCGGCGGCGGCAGGCTTTGCGGGCTCGTTTGCAGGGGCCTGGGCCGTCACGGTGATGTCAGCCGACTTCCTGCGCAAGCTGCTGCCCCTGGTGCTGCTGGGGGTGCTGGTCTACACGCTGGCCAAGAAAGAGTTGGGACGGCACCACACTCCCCGCTTTGCAGGCAGGGCCGAAGTGGGGGTGGCCTGCCTGATCGGCGTGCTCATCGGCTTCTACGACGGCTTCTTCGGCCCGGGCACTGGCAGCTTCTTCGTGTTTCTGTTCGTGCGGCTGCTGGGCTATGACTTCCTGAACGCCTCGGCCTCGGCCAAGCTGCTCAACTGCGCCACCAATATTGCTGCCATCGCGCTGTTTGCGGCCAAGGGCCATGTGTGGTGGCACTTTGCCGTGACCCTGGCCATCGCCAATGTGGTGGGCAGCCTGCTGGGCACGCACCTGGCCCTCAAGCACGGCACGGGTTTTGTGCGGTGGATTTTCATCCTGGTGGTCAGCACACTGATCCTGAAGACGGGATATGACGCATTCCTGCGGTAG
- a CDS encoding CsbD family protein, with the protein MNEDTVKGNWKQFKGKMIEQWGKLTNDDFDVIDGKREQFLGKLQERQGLARDAAEKQLKDWQDRHPDFRFND; encoded by the coding sequence ATGAATGAAGACACCGTGAAGGGCAACTGGAAGCAGTTCAAAGGCAAGATGATCGAACAGTGGGGCAAGCTGACCAACGATGACTTTGATGTCATCGATGGCAAGCGCGAGCAGTTCCTGGGCAAGCTGCAGGAACGCCAGGGCCTGGCCCGCGATGCGGCGGAAAAGCAGCTCAAGGACTGGCAGGACCGCCACCCCGACTTCCGCTTCAACGACTGA
- a CDS encoding amino acid ABC transporter permease, which produces MLLALWPQGWSRQQRSNATLVAALVLMVLALSLLGHVLSFFPDPIGPNAQAFSEGARTTLWLTLVSGTVGLVLGTAAALARTARWAVLRWVASIYIWAIRGTPLLVQILFVYFALPVLVPGLNLPDFAAAVVALGLNVGAYNAEALRAGLLAVPRGQTEAAKALGLGRMHVFLDVVFPQAFKISLPPLVSNFVALLKDSSLAYAIGVVELTNVGNRIQSATFQPIATLTTVAITYLLLTTLVTQISNAVEYRFDVEGRNL; this is translated from the coding sequence ATGCTTCTCGCTCTTTGGCCACAAGGCTGGTCCCGACAACAGCGCAGCAATGCCACGCTGGTCGCTGCGCTGGTGCTGATGGTGCTGGCCCTCTCGCTGCTGGGCCATGTGCTGTCGTTCTTCCCGGACCCGATTGGCCCCAACGCCCAGGCGTTCTCTGAAGGTGCGCGCACCACGCTGTGGCTCACGCTGGTCAGCGGCACTGTGGGGCTGGTGCTGGGCACGGCAGCGGCCCTGGCCCGCACCGCCCGCTGGGCGGTGTTGCGCTGGGTGGCCAGCATCTACATCTGGGCCATCCGCGGCACGCCGCTCTTGGTGCAGATCCTGTTTGTGTACTTTGCCCTGCCGGTGCTGGTGCCGGGGCTGAACCTGCCCGACTTTGCCGCTGCAGTGGTGGCGCTGGGGCTGAACGTGGGTGCCTACAACGCCGAGGCGCTGCGCGCCGGCCTGCTGGCCGTGCCGCGCGGGCAGACCGAGGCGGCCAAGGCGCTGGGCCTGGGCCGCATGCACGTGTTTCTGGACGTGGTGTTTCCGCAGGCGTTCAAGATTTCGCTGCCGCCGCTGGTGAGCAACTTTGTGGCGCTGCTCAAGGATTCGTCGCTGGCCTATGCCATCGGCGTGGTGGAGCTCACCAACGTGGGCAACCGCATCCAGTCGGCCACCTTCCAGCCCATTGCCACGCTGACCACCGTGGCCATCACCTACCTGCTGCTGACCACGCTGGTCACGCAGATCTCCAACGCCGTCGAGTACCGCTTTGACGTGGAGGGTCGCAACCTATGA
- a CDS encoding ABC-type transport auxiliary lipoprotein family protein gives MKNIAVRAYPSSARATFGSIFVVLALVLAGCSALPSPPSRPVQYDLGPSPVADAPAERLAPLPPLALADLDAPGLPDGSNAVLYRLAHAQAQQLRPYSLARWSQPPAQLVQQRLREQLGQRRAILKAEDAAAQARDAAQGGRLPTLLRVELEEFSHIFSSATESAGVVRLRATLFDVTRAGESLRGHQVFTVRAAARSADAAGGVAALADASNQAALQVAQWVEQLGR, from the coding sequence ATGAAAAACATAGCTGTTCGCGCTTATCCATCAAGCGCCAGAGCCACTTTTGGTTCAATTTTTGTGGTGCTGGCACTGGTGCTGGCAGGCTGCTCGGCGCTGCCCAGCCCGCCCTCGCGGCCCGTGCAGTACGACCTGGGCCCGAGCCCCGTGGCCGATGCGCCCGCCGAGCGCCTGGCCCCGCTGCCACCCCTGGCGCTGGCCGACCTGGACGCCCCCGGCCTGCCCGACGGCAGCAACGCCGTGCTCTACCGCCTGGCCCATGCCCAGGCGCAGCAGCTGCGCCCCTACAGCCTGGCGCGCTGGAGCCAGCCGCCTGCGCAGCTGGTGCAGCAGCGCCTGCGCGAACAGCTGGGCCAGCGGCGCGCCATCCTCAAGGCCGAAGACGCGGCCGCCCAGGCCCGCGATGCCGCACAGGGCGGGCGCTTGCCCACGTTGCTCAGGGTGGAGCTGGAGGAGTTCAGCCACATCTTCTCCAGCGCCACTGAAAGTGCCGGGGTGGTGCGCCTGCGCGCCACGCTGTTCGATGTGACGCGGGCCGGCGAGTCGCTGCGCGGGCATCAGGTGTTCACCGTGCGTGCAGCCGCACGCAGCGCCGATGCCGCCGGTGGCGTGGCGGCGCTGGCCGATGCGTCGAACCAGGCCGCGCTGCAGGTGGCGCAATGGGTGGAGCAGCTCGGGCGTTAG
- a CDS encoding ABC transporter substrate-binding protein, with the protein MKFFKSAVVTAVALCAALAVQARTLDEIKKDGKIIVATEGQFAPFNYFEGTKLTGFEVEVAELVVKKMGLKLEWKTLGFDALLTGLGQSRWDAVIASHGVTDERSKAVTFANPHYCSGGIIVAMDEKIRNAKDLTGKVVAVQTGTSYLEQVKKVSGVKEVKNFPQDTDAQRALISKRVDAWVSDKFVAKEAAAKNTKAGFKLGDMLFVERIAPAMAKGNTGLAEAWNKAFAEVLADGSYTTVSKKYFNEDVRCN; encoded by the coding sequence ATGAAGTTTTTCAAGTCTGCCGTTGTCACCGCCGTGGCGCTGTGCGCTGCCCTCGCCGTCCAGGCCCGCACGCTGGACGAGATCAAGAAGGACGGCAAGATCATTGTGGCCACCGAAGGCCAGTTTGCCCCGTTCAACTACTTCGAAGGCACCAAGCTGACGGGTTTCGAGGTGGAAGTGGCCGAGCTGGTGGTCAAGAAGATGGGCCTGAAGCTCGAATGGAAGACGCTGGGCTTTGACGCCCTGCTGACCGGCCTGGGCCAGAGCCGCTGGGACGCCGTGATCGCCTCGCACGGCGTGACCGACGAGCGCTCCAAGGCCGTCACGTTCGCCAACCCCCACTACTGCTCGGGCGGCATCATCGTGGCCATGGATGAAAAAATCCGCAACGCCAAGGACCTGACCGGCAAGGTGGTGGCTGTGCAAACCGGCACCAGCTACCTGGAGCAGGTCAAGAAGGTCAGCGGCGTGAAGGAAGTGAAGAACTTTCCGCAGGACACCGACGCCCAGCGCGCCCTGATCTCCAAGCGCGTGGACGCCTGGGTGAGCGACAAGTTCGTGGCCAAGGAAGCCGCCGCCAAGAACACCAAGGCCGGCTTCAAGCTGGGCGACATGCTGTTCGTCGAGCGCATTGCCCCGGCGATGGCCAAGGGCAACACGGGCCTGGCAGAAGCCTGGAACAAGGCATTTGCCGAAGTGCTGGCCGATGGCAGCTACACCACGGTTTCCAAGAAGTACTTCAACGAAGACGTACGCTGCAACTGA
- a CDS encoding MlaD family protein, with protein sequence MENKSHALAAGIFVLVVAALLAGLAVWLTRDNANYEQYELSTKDGVTGLQPQAAVRYKGVSVGKVTRIGFDPQVEGNVLIRIAVNEQAPIGPETFAVLGYQGVTGLAHVQLDDAEQPYPELPPGPSGLPRLPLKPSPFGQLAEQGPAILTQVEEATRRINQVLGDGNQQKLTEALTQIGQAAGSVSALSQRLDATVAQRLDPALAALPPLASEARKTLLTVQQAGNSVSALAADVSKTTQRLGAEGGPIDQITVGTQALARAADQFGTTTLPRLNRAADDTSRAARQLSRTAGGVSDNPQLFIYGSGRIPPGPGEPGFAAP encoded by the coding sequence ATGGAAAACAAATCCCACGCCCTGGCCGCAGGCATCTTTGTGCTGGTGGTGGCCGCGCTGCTGGCCGGTCTGGCCGTCTGGCTCACGCGCGACAACGCCAACTACGAGCAGTACGAGCTGTCCACCAAGGACGGCGTGACCGGCCTGCAGCCCCAGGCCGCCGTGCGCTACAAGGGCGTCTCGGTGGGCAAGGTGACGCGCATCGGTTTTGACCCCCAGGTCGAAGGCAATGTGCTGATCCGCATTGCGGTGAACGAGCAGGCGCCCATCGGCCCCGAGACCTTTGCCGTGCTGGGCTACCAGGGCGTCACCGGGCTGGCGCATGTGCAGCTCGATGACGCCGAGCAGCCCTACCCCGAACTGCCGCCCGGCCCCAGCGGCCTGCCGCGCCTGCCGCTCAAGCCCTCGCCGTTTGGCCAGCTGGCCGAGCAGGGCCCCGCCATCCTCACGCAGGTGGAAGAAGCCACGCGCCGCATCAACCAGGTGCTGGGCGACGGCAACCAGCAAAAGCTGACCGAGGCACTGACCCAGATCGGGCAGGCCGCAGGCAGCGTCAGCGCCCTGAGCCAGCGGCTGGATGCCACCGTGGCGCAGCGGCTGGACCCGGCGCTGGCGGCGCTCCCGCCCCTGGCCAGTGAAGCCCGCAAGACCCTGCTGACGGTGCAGCAGGCCGGCAACAGCGTGTCGGCCCTCGCGGCCGATGTCAGCAAGACCACCCAGCGCCTGGGCGCCGAGGGCGGCCCCATCGACCAGATCACCGTCGGCACGCAGGCGCTGGCCCGCGCGGCCGACCAATTCGGCACCACCACACTGCCGCGACTGAACCGCGCGGCCGACGACACCTCGCGCGCCGCCCGCCAGCTCAGCCGCACAGCGGGCGGGGTGTCTGACAACCCGCAGCTGTTCATCTACGGCTCCGGCCGCATCCCGCCCGGCCCCGGCGAGCCGGGCTTTGCTGCACCGTGA
- a CDS encoding hemerythrin domain-containing protein, with translation MAQLAWSDALALNLPLMDDTHREFVELLAAVDAADDAQLQDAWQLLVEHTHHHFAQEDAWMASTRFASGNCHSLQHQVVLQVMREGAARAAQGDQKVLRVMASELALWFPQHAQSMDAALALHLRRVGFDPVSGVVHAPHALPGELIQGCGGSTCSDVQEEPRPSPAMA, from the coding sequence ATGGCACAACTCGCTTGGTCGGACGCGCTGGCCCTGAACCTTCCACTGATGGACGACACCCACCGCGAGTTTGTTGAACTCCTGGCGGCGGTGGACGCGGCAGACGATGCCCAGCTGCAGGACGCCTGGCAGTTGCTGGTGGAACACACCCACCATCATTTTGCGCAGGAAGACGCGTGGATGGCGTCTACCCGGTTTGCGTCTGGCAACTGCCACAGCCTGCAGCACCAGGTGGTGCTTCAGGTCATGCGTGAAGGCGCGGCACGCGCTGCCCAGGGCGATCAGAAAGTCTTGCGGGTGATGGCCAGCGAACTGGCCCTGTGGTTTCCGCAGCACGCGCAGAGCATGGACGCAGCATTGGCACTGCACCTGCGCCGCGTGGGGTTCGATCCAGTCTCGGGGGTTGTGCATGCGCCGCACGCCCTGCCGGGCGAACTGATCCAGGGCTGCGGCGGATCGACCTGCTCCGATGTGCAGGAGGAGCCCCGGCCGAGCCCGGCCATGGCCTGA
- a CDS encoding ATP-binding cassette domain-containing protein: MTERIAKPAHIFVAPDEPPIVDVQGLWTQFGKGDEIFTVHQDLNFTVQRGEMLSLVGGSGTGKTVLLRQILGLAKPARGSVTVLGRPAADMGREGAASRVGMLFQHGALFSAFNVLDNVAFALREQGTLPAELVRDAALVKLQMVGLKPEHATRMPADLSGGMVKRVALARALIMDPPLLLLDEPTAGLDPSSADDFCALLRELRASLGLTVIMVTHDLDTLFALSTRVAVLADKKVIVTGPPHEVARFKHPFIEHFFLGERGQRAMAPLQSVEQAVAPPAALPMPDKEGT; this comes from the coding sequence ATGACTGAGCGCATCGCCAAGCCCGCGCACATCTTCGTCGCGCCAGACGAGCCGCCCATCGTGGACGTGCAGGGCCTGTGGACGCAGTTTGGCAAGGGCGATGAAATTTTCACCGTGCACCAGGACCTGAACTTCACGGTGCAGCGCGGCGAGATGCTGTCGCTGGTGGGCGGCTCGGGTACGGGCAAGACGGTGCTGCTGCGGCAGATCCTGGGCCTGGCCAAGCCAGCGCGCGGCAGCGTCACGGTGCTGGGGCGCCCGGCGGCCGATATGGGGCGCGAGGGCGCGGCCAGCCGCGTGGGCATGCTGTTCCAGCACGGCGCGCTGTTCTCGGCCTTCAACGTGCTCGACAACGTGGCCTTTGCGCTGCGCGAGCAGGGCACGCTGCCGGCCGAACTGGTGCGCGATGCGGCCCTGGTCAAGCTGCAGATGGTGGGCCTCAAGCCCGAGCATGCCACGCGCATGCCGGCAGACCTGTCGGGCGGCATGGTCAAGCGCGTGGCGCTGGCGCGGGCGCTGATCATGGACCCGCCGCTATTGCTGCTGGATGAACCCACGGCCGGGCTCGACCCGAGCAGCGCGGACGACTTTTGCGCCCTGCTGCGCGAGTTGCGCGCATCGCTGGGCCTGACCGTGATCATGGTCACGCACGACCTGGATACGCTGTTTGCGCTCTCCACCCGCGTGGCCGTGCTGGCCGACAAGAAGGTCATCGTCACCGGCCCGCCGCACGAGGTGGCGCGTTTCAAGCACCCGTTCATCGAGCACTTTTTTCTGGGTGAACGTGGCCAGCGTGCCATGGCCCCGTTGCAATCCGTGGAGCAGGCCGTGGCACCACCCGCCGCCCTGCCCATGCCCGACAAGGAAGGCACCTGA
- a CDS encoding NAD(P)/FAD-dependent oxidoreductase: protein MTSSSNPSRRPRVVIIGCGFGGLEAARALRGAAMDVTLVDRTNHHLFQPLLYQVATAGLSAPAIAAPIRHLFRGQPNATTLLGEVAHIDVAARAVHLQDGLHLPYDHLIVAAGATHSYFGRDDWAPHAPGLKTLDDAFEIRRRILLAFEAAEKEPDPARRADWLNFVVVGGGPTGVEMAGTLAEIARHTLPGEFRHIDPAAARIILLEGGARVLQAMPETLSERAREQLEKLGVEVRLNARVTAIDGDGLLVESPSSAIPSSASSYQIKSKCMVWAAGVAASALGRQLGAATGCTTDRAGRVLVAPDLTLPGHPEISVIGDLAAAHSHAPGQAPTPVPGVSPAAKQMGRAAAANILRRLAGQPTEPFRYRDYGNLATIGRNSAVVDLTSPAGPVRFSGYFAWLFWLFAHVYFLIGFRNRLVVLMDWAWAYWSFARYARVVTGIVEPVGRAAQPGAPHGSPFKAEARD, encoded by the coding sequence ATGACCAGTTCTTCGAACCCCTCCAGGCGTCCGCGCGTCGTCATCATTGGCTGTGGCTTTGGCGGGCTGGAGGCCGCCCGGGCGCTGCGCGGCGCGGCGATGGACGTCACCCTGGTGGACAGGACGAACCACCATCTGTTTCAGCCACTGCTTTACCAGGTGGCGACGGCGGGCCTGTCGGCCCCCGCGATTGCAGCGCCCATCCGCCATCTGTTTCGCGGCCAACCCAATGCCACCACCTTGCTGGGCGAGGTCGCGCACATCGACGTGGCAGCCCGCGCCGTGCATCTCCAGGACGGGCTGCACCTGCCCTACGACCACCTCATCGTGGCGGCGGGCGCCACGCACAGCTACTTTGGCCGGGATGACTGGGCGCCGCACGCACCGGGCCTCAAGACGCTGGACGACGCGTTCGAGATCCGCCGCCGCATCCTGCTGGCCTTCGAGGCGGCCGAGAAAGAGCCCGACCCGGCCCGCCGCGCCGACTGGCTCAACTTTGTGGTGGTGGGTGGCGGGCCCACCGGCGTGGAGATGGCCGGCACGCTGGCCGAGATCGCCCGGCACACGCTGCCCGGCGAGTTTCGCCACATCGACCCGGCCGCTGCCCGCATCATCCTGCTCGAAGGCGGGGCACGCGTGCTGCAGGCCATGCCCGAGACGCTGAGCGAACGCGCCCGGGAGCAGCTCGAAAAGCTGGGCGTGGAGGTGCGCCTGAACGCCCGCGTCACGGCCATTGACGGCGATGGACTTTTGGTCGAATCGCCTTCCAGCGCAATCCCATCAAGCGCCAGCAGCTATCAAATTAAAAGCAAATGCATGGTCTGGGCTGCCGGTGTAGCCGCCTCGGCGCTGGGCCGCCAGCTGGGCGCTGCCACCGGGTGCACCACCGACCGGGCGGGCCGCGTGCTGGTGGCGCCGGACCTGACGCTGCCCGGCCACCCCGAGATCAGCGTCATCGGCGACCTGGCCGCCGCGCACAGCCACGCGCCCGGGCAAGCGCCCACGCCCGTCCCCGGTGTATCGCCCGCTGCCAAGCAGATGGGGCGCGCTGCGGCCGCCAACATCCTGCGCCGCCTGGCGGGCCAGCCCACCGAGCCGTTCCGCTACCGCGACTATGGCAACCTGGCCACCATCGGGCGCAATTCGGCCGTGGTGGACCTCACATCACCCGCGGGGCCGGTGCGGTTCTCGGGCTATTTCGCCTGGCTTTTCTGGCTGTTTGCGCACGTGTACTTCCTGATCGGCTTTCGCAACCGTCTGGTGGTGCTGATGGACTGGGCCTGGGCGTACTGGAGCTTTGCGCGCTATGCGCGCGTGGTGACGGGAATCGTCGAGCCGGTTGGCAGGGCGGCGCAGCCGGGCGCTCCGCACGGCAGCCCGTTCAAGGCCGAAGCACGGGACTAA